The genomic DNA CATGTGCCGTGGGTGCTCGATCGGACCCCGAGCGTGCCTTCTCTCGGCGTGATGACCCGTGCGGCACTCGATCGACTCTCGCGGTCGGATCGAGGGTTTCTGGTGCAGATCGAGGGGGGGCGCGTCGATCATGCGGCCCATGATAATGATGCGGGATCGCTGATTGCGGAGCAGCTGGATTTCGATGAAGCGATCGGGGTCGCGCTGGAGTTTGTGGCCAGAGATCCTTCGATTCTCCTGATCGTCACGACGGATCACGGCAACGGGAATCCCGGGTTGACGCTCTACGAGAAGGCGGGCAACGAGGGGTTCGGGCGGTTGCTTGGCGTGCGTCACAGTTTCGAGTGGATCGCTGCGCGTCTGGCAGCGGCTCGGACCGAGGAGCGTCCGGATATTCTCGTGCAGAGCGTTCGCGAGGCGACAGATGTGACGCTGAGGGATCACGAGGCGGAGATGGTGCTCCGTGCGGCGAACAAGGAGCGTGTGGATCCGTTCGCGCCGGCGAACTCGGGCATGCTTGTGCTGGGGTCGGTGCTGGCGAACCACTTCGGGGTGGCGTTTCTCTCACCGAATCACACCTCCGACATGGTGGAGGTCACGGCGATCGGTCCAGGATCGGAGCGAATCGGGCCCATCATCGACAACACCGGGTTGTATTCGGTGATTCGCGAGTCGCTCGGGATCTGACGGCGATTATCGGTTGACCATCAGCGAGATCGTGCGCCAGCAGTCGCGAAATGAGCCGCTCGCATCCTTCGGTCCGAGCTTCGGCACGACAGGAAACGGAGCGAGCGGGAGCTGGTTGTATCCGCCGAAATGAGTGTCGGTGAGCGGGGTGATCTTGTCGTCAACGCGGCTGAGCATGGAGTCGAGGTCGAGCCCTCGGGGCCAGGGGTGGGCGATCAACGGATTCGGGCTCGACTCGAGCAGGGGCCGGAGCGTGGCGTCGGCACGGGGGCCGATGATGAAATCATCGGGTTGCGTCACTTTGTTGGCGGCTCTCGTTCTGAGACGCTTGAGGTAGAGGTCGTGCGGCTCCGAGGGTGAGACCTCTGCCGAGACGATGAGCAGGCCGCGGGGGCGGAGCGCGGCGCACGCTTTGCGGAACAGTGCTTCGGCATCGGGATCATCGCCGAGCGCTCTGTGGAGGATCAGACGCGAGACGTTTGCGGGAGCGGGGGAGTTGAGCAGCGTGTCGGGAGTGATACGGGTTCCGCCGAACCTTGTGATGATTTGATCTGCTTCACTTGAGTGCGTCTCAGGGGAGACGAGTAGCGTGGATTGCGAGGGATGCGTACCGGTGTTCCATGCTGTCTGTATCGCTTCGAGCCAACCGGGAGGCGTCGTGCGCGGCGGGGGAGCAAGCGGCGCGGAGGGCACTGGGCCGAGGCCCTCGCGCGCGAAGGCGTGGTCGATCGATAGGGTGTAGCGTGCGGCAAGTTCGAGTTTGCGTTCGAGTGCTTCGATCTCGGCCCGGACGTGCGGGGCTTGCAACGGCCAGTGCTGCGCGCGTCGATCGAGCCAAGCGCGAGAACCCGTGACGATTGAGCGCGTCGCGAGCAGCCGATCGGCGGTCTTCTGCCCGGGATGTACGCCCTGGCACGCGACAAGGGTGCGGATCTGGCGGACGCGTGCGCCGCGCTCGACGAGTTTCAGCCAGAGGTGGTGGTCCATCGAGTAGTGGTTCTCTTCGTCCAACCCTCCGACTTCGCGGAAGAGATCAAGACGGAAGAAGACCTCCGGCTGCGCGATGGAGTGCCCGGCGAACCACGCTGATCGGAGCGAGAGGAGGGCCGGCTCGTCGATCCGCTCCGGTGGGATCGGCTCGTGAACGACCCGCCCATCATGTGAGACGAACCTGGCGCGGCAGACGAGCATGTCGGTCTCGGGATTCTCAAGCAGGAAGGCGGCGACCTCTCGGAGCACGCCGGGGAGGTACCAGTCGTCTGCGTTCAGCCATGCGCCAAAGCGTCCTTGCGCGAGGGTGAAGCCCTTGTTGATCGCGTGGGATTGGCCGCGATCCGGCTCGGAACGCAGGTGTGAGAGGCCGTGCGCTCGGTGCAGAATCTCGGCGGATCCGTCGCTGCTTGCGCCGTCCATCACGATGTGCTCGGCGATGCCGTGGGGTTGGTCGCGGACCGATGCCAGGCAGCGTGGGAGGAATTGTGCCTGATTACGGACCGGCGTCACGATCGAGAGGAGCGGGGGATGGGATGTGGTCCGTGCCTGATCCATTCGTAGCAAGTAAAGGTCGCCATCGGCGGCTGGGCATGAACACAGGCAGATGCGGGTGGCCTGCTTCACGGTGTCGGCGCACTACCATCGTCCCTCGATGCTTGCCGCACTTTATCGCCATCGCGTCTATATCGCCCGCACAGCGTGGCGTGATGTGCGTCATCGGCATGTGGGATCCGCGGCGGGCGCGGCGTGGAACATCCTGCGTCCGGTTGCGTTGATCGCGGTTTTCACGATCGTCTTCGGTCAGGTTATGACGGGGCGGGACGGGGGCGGTTTCACGGGCATTCACTTTACGTTGTACCTGTGCGCTGCCCTGCTTCCGTGGACGGCCTTCTCGGAGGCGGTGAGCCGGGGTACGCACGCCCTTGTCGGCGGCGCGGCGTACTTGCGGAAGCTTGCGATCGACGAGGAGGTGTATGTCGCGCAGTCGGTGCTGAGCGCGGGTATCTCGCTGGTGATCAGCATGGTGCTCCTGCTTGGTCTGGCACTGGTGCTGGGCCATGGACCGTTTGTGACGTGGCTGCTCCTCCCGTTGCCGCTGGCGTTGCTGCTGCTGTTCGGTATGGGGCTGGGGATGGCATTGGGGACCGTGTTCGTCTTTGTGAGGGATGTGCGTCAGATCGTTGAGATCGCGCTGCTGATCGGCTTCTGGACCGTTCCGATCGTTTATGATCCACGCATCGTGCCGGAGTGGTTCCGGGCGACGTTCCCCTTTAACCCGGTGTATCCGTTTCTTCACGCGGTGAGGGATCTGTTCCTCGCGGGGACCCTGCCGACTCTGGGCACCTGGGCTTTGATGCTCTTGTGGACGGTTGCGTCGATTGCCTTCGGGCAGATGGTGCTTGAGCGGCTGCGTCCGGAGATCCGTGACAACCTCTGATCCCGTTTCCTTCGTGGCACGGCTTGCCGATGCCGAAACCGTTGCCTGCCTCACCCTGTAGACTCCCGACCCATGCCAACCGCAGCCGCACCAGTCAGCACGAAGAACGTCGCAGAGCTCCGAGGCGTGCGCAAGGTCTATCGCAAGCCGGACGGAACCGTGATGGTTGAGGCCCTTCGGGGGATCGATCTTGATATCCCACGCGGCCAGTACATCGCGATCATGGGTGCGTCGGGCTCCGGCAAGTCCACGCTGATGAACATCTTGGGGTGCCTCGACCGGCCGTCGGAGGGGTCGTACACGGTCGATGGTGAGGACACCCGGACGATGCCCGATGAGCAACTCTCCGTCTTCCGGGGGCGGAAGATCGGGTTCGTGTTCCAGGCGTTCAACCTGATCCCGCAGTTGACGATTGAGGAGAACGTCGCGACGCCGCTCTTCTACCAGGGGGTTCCGAAGCACGACCGGATCAAGCGGGCGATCGAGTCACTTGCGCTCGTCGGGCTGGATGATCGAGTGGGGCATCGGCCGAGCGAGCTTTCGGGCGGGCAGCAGCAGCGTTCTGCGATCGCGAGGGCGCTCGTGACCAATCCGGTCATCCTGATGGCTGACGAGCCGACCGGAAACCTCGATTCGACCACCGGCCGGGCGATTCTCAGACTCTTCGAGAATCTTCACTCTCAGGGCATGACGCTCATCATGGTGACGCACGACGATTCGATCGCCAAGCGGTGCGAGCGTGTGGTGCGTCTGAAGGACGGGCTGATCGAGTACGACCGAATGGTCGAGAATCGCATCAGGGACTGAGGCGTATCGGGTCGGTTGAATGAGGGCCGCGAGCTTTAAGCGGCTCTTCGCATCGCCTGAGCGTCGGCGTCTCTAGCGGCGATCGCCATAGCGGTGACATCGTCGGCCTGGTGGAGCGAGCCGGCTTGTTCGAGGAGCACACCCCGGAGTTCGGCCATTGACTCTTCGAGCGATGCCGCGCTCTTTGGGTCGCAGAGTCGAGCGAAATGCTCGACGTATGTTGTCGTGGGCATGCGTATCTCGTGGGCGTCTGCGCCGGCCTTTGGGAAGCAGGTCTCGAACCCATCTGTGTACATGAGCAGCGTGCGGCCGGGAGCGAGCGTGAGTTCTGTCACGCCGAAGCTGGCGTCATCGAAGACGCCGAGAAGCGGGCCGTCGGTCTCGACGCGTTCGACGCCGCTCTTTGAGATCAGGAGCGGCGGTGGGTGTCCAGCGCCAGAGACTTTCACGACTCTCGATACTGTGTCGATTGTCGCGTAGATCGCGGTCACGAATCTGGTCGCGCCGGACTGAGCCGTCATGAGGTCCACGTTCAGTCGGTCGAGCATTGCGCCGGGATCGGCCATGACATGAGCGGGTGCTGATTGGATGGAACGAGCGATGATCATGGTGAGCAGTGCCGCGGGGACGCCGTGTCCGACGGCGTCTGCGACGAGAACGCCGATCGTTCGGTCGTCTATCTGTCGCACGCAGTGCATGTCACCGGAGACGTATCCGGTGGGCTGGTGGAGAACGGCGATGTCGAAGCCGCGGGCTTCAATGGTGCCGCGCGGCATGAAGTCGCGTTGGATCTTTGCCGCGAGCGACATCTCCTCGTGCATGCGTGAGATCTCGCCGTGCATGCCTCCCTGGCAGTGCTGGGCGATCGCGAGTTCATGGGCGAGTCGTTGGACGGTGTGCTGTCTGAGGGCGAGTGTGCAGAGCGCGGTGGCGATGCGTGCGGGCGACGCGTCGGCGTTCCAGACCATGATGCCGGGGGTCTCGGCCTGATCGGCGCCGCTCTCCTGGAGCACGAGGGCGGGGACGCATCTGCCGTCGAGCATGTCGAGGAGCTGCGTGAGCTTTGCGCCGCGCAGGGTCGGGTCTCCCACGACGAGGGTCGGATGCTGGGCGAGGGAACGCTCGAGCGCGAGCGAGCCGTGATCGACCATTCTCACGGTTGGTGCTGTGTACTCGGGAGGCCACTGCTCCAGGATCCGAGCCAGGAGCGCGTCGCACCGCGATGATTGCCCTTCGCCGTGCGCGACGATCAGCGTCCGATGCGTCATCCTGCTCCCCTTGGTGGCCCGATGTGCGCGGACCTTGTTTGGGGATCGGCTCAGCGTGCGAGCCGCTTCAGCCGCTCGGCATCCATGCCGATTGTTGCGCCCGGTTGAAGTCCGAGCGTGCGGATTGTGCCGCCCCGGAGTTCGATCGCGAACTGCATCGGTCCGTTGCTTGGATAGGGCTTCAGGCGATTCTCGTATGCATCCGGGGTTTCGCCGGGGGCGCGGGGTGGTTCGGGCTGCATCTCGTGGAAGGAGAGGATCCTGCCCGACGAGTCGAGGTAGATAATGTCGATGGGGATGGGGCAGTCGCGCATGACGAAGTGTCGCTCGGTCGCGTCCGGAAACACGAAGAGCATGCCGCTGTCTTCGGCGATCTCGACGCGTCCTGAGAGTCCCATCATCCTGACCGGATCACTCGCGGCAAGTTCGAGGTAGAAGTCTTTGGATCCGATTCTGACGCGTTCGAGTTCTGACGCCTTGGAGAGTCTGGCTGTGTCGATGGCGACTTTCTCGCCCTCTGTGATTCCGAGTTTCGAGGCCATGCCGCCCTCGATCTCGATCGCGAATTGGGCGGGGAAGCGGCTTGAGTACTTCTTGAGCCGTGCGTCGTAGGCGTAGTCGTCTTCGCCGGGGCGTCGCGGCTCCTCGGGTTGCATGGTGTGGATCGCCGTGATGCGGCCGGTGGCATCGATGAAGAGCACGTCGATGGGAATGGGGCA from Phycisphaeraceae bacterium includes the following:
- a CDS encoding DUF192 domain-containing protein produces the protein MASQGRSMMGKLIGVLAFLAVAGAIAISIGGGLGDGSKGNERVVLAPTMTVKLKDKPFKLEVAATNEARIKGMGGRTEIPPGTGMLFVFPRAQRLSFLMRDCPIPIDVLFIDATGRITAIHTMQPEEPRRPGEDDYAYDARLKKYSSRFPAQFAIEIEGGMASKLGITEGEKVAIDTARLSKASELERVRIGSKDFYLELAASDPVRMMGLSGRVEIAEDSGMLFVFPDATERHFVMRDCPIPIDIIYLDSSGRILSFHEMQPEPPRAPGETPDAYENRLKPYPSNGPMQFAIELRGGTIRTLGLQPGATIGMDAERLKRLAR
- a CDS encoding ABC transporter permease, with protein sequence MLAALYRHRVYIARTAWRDVRHRHVGSAAGAAWNILRPVALIAVFTIVFGQVMTGRDGGGFTGIHFTLYLCAALLPWTAFSEAVSRGTHALVGGAAYLRKLAIDEEVYVAQSVLSAGISLVISMVLLLGLALVLGHGPFVTWLLLPLPLALLLLFGMGLGMALGTVFVFVRDVRQIVEIALLIGFWTVPIVYDPRIVPEWFRATFPFNPVYPFLHAVRDLFLAGTLPTLGTWALMLLWTVASIAFGQMVLERLRPEIRDNL
- a CDS encoding ABC transporter ATP-binding protein; the protein is MPTAAAPVSTKNVAELRGVRKVYRKPDGTVMVEALRGIDLDIPRGQYIAIMGASGSGKSTLMNILGCLDRPSEGSYTVDGEDTRTMPDEQLSVFRGRKIGFVFQAFNLIPQLTIEENVATPLFYQGVPKHDRIKRAIESLALVGLDDRVGHRPSELSGGQQQRSAIARALVTNPVILMADEPTGNLDSTTGRAILRLFENLHSQGMTLIMVTHDDSIAKRCERVVRLKDGLIEYDRMVENRIRD
- a CDS encoding glycosyltransferase — protein: MDQARTTSHPPLLSIVTPVRNQAQFLPRCLASVRDQPHGIAEHIVMDGASSDGSAEILHRAHGLSHLRSEPDRGQSHAINKGFTLAQGRFGAWLNADDWYLPGVLREVAAFLLENPETDMLVCRARFVSHDGRVVHEPIPPERIDEPALLSLRSAWFAGHSIAQPEVFFRLDLFREVGGLDEENHYSMDHHLWLKLVERGARVRQIRTLVACQGVHPGQKTADRLLATRSIVTGSRAWLDRRAQHWPLQAPHVRAEIEALERKLELAARYTLSIDHAFAREGLGPVPSAPLAPPPRTTPPGWLEAIQTAWNTGTHPSQSTLLVSPETHSSEADQIITRFGGTRITPDTLLNSPAPANVSRLILHRALGDDPDAEALFRKACAALRPRGLLIVSAEVSPSEPHDLYLKRLRTRAANKVTQPDDFIIGPRADATLRPLLESSPNPLIAHPWPRGLDLDSMLSRVDDKITPLTDTHFGGYNQLPLAPFPVVPKLGPKDASGSFRDCWRTISLMVNR
- a CDS encoding alkaline phosphatase translates to MRRRSFLKSFPAIAGAAGLVGSARGTERGRAASGKRARSVIFMVSDGMSMGTLTLADAACRLRTGIGSRWVSLWNVPGVVRSSARTDAADSYVTDSAAAASAWGIGQKVNNGAVNITPDGDQFEPVLVTAKRAGLATGLVTTTRVTHATPAGFVANMPSRNQEREIASQILERRVDVVLGGGERYFNEAALAPHADVTVARSAGALSLVPEDVGTGREGAGRLLGLFGRDHVPWVLDRTPSVPSLGVMTRAALDRLSRSDRGFLVQIEGGRVDHAAHDNDAGSLIAEQLDFDEAIGVALEFVARDPSILLIVTTDHGNGNPGLTLYEKAGNEGFGRLLGVRHSFEWIAARLAAARTEERPDILVQSVREATDVTLRDHEAEMVLRAANKERVDPFAPANSGMLVLGSVLANHFGVAFLSPNHTSDMVEVTAIGPGSERIGPIIDNTGLYSVIRESLGI
- a CDS encoding serine/threonine-protein phosphatase, yielding MTHRTLIVAHGEGQSSRCDALLARILEQWPPEYTAPTVRMVDHGSLALERSLAQHPTLVVGDPTLRGAKLTQLLDMLDGRCVPALVLQESGADQAETPGIMVWNADASPARIATALCTLALRQHTVQRLAHELAIAQHCQGGMHGEISRMHEEMSLAAKIQRDFMPRGTIEARGFDIAVLHQPTGYVSGDMHCVRQIDDRTIGVLVADAVGHGVPAALLTMIIARSIQSAPAHVMADPGAMLDRLNVDLMTAQSGATRFVTAIYATIDTVSRVVKVSGAGHPPPLLISKSGVERVETDGPLLGVFDDASFGVTELTLAPGRTLLMYTDGFETCFPKAGADAHEIRMPTTTYVEHFARLCDPKSAASLEESMAELRGVLLEQAGSLHQADDVTAMAIAARDADAQAMRRAA